The genomic segment AGTAAGAAGGACctgaacaaattttttttttatgtatgtttcaaatttaatattcagtcgttatttttactttttgtaactttaattttttttgacgTGACACTGATGTGAAATCTACGTAGCACTAACATGTGTAATGCAACGACAGTATAATatcaaaaattgaaagataaatACTATGTGATTTTTGAGTGCTTGTGAGTGAGAATTTACCCAATAACAAGTCTAGGAATGATAAAACCAGCTTCTCCCATTATGCACGAGTCAAAACCAAAAGTAACCTGTGAGAATGAGATGAATTTTTTTTCATCAAATTTGGATTTTGAAagcaaaaaaagaagaagaagaaagggAAAATGGCAGTGATTTGAAGGATCATTTGATTACCAGCATCCAGAAGAAAACAGCAATCTCAAAGGCATTCTGGAACAGAAGCACATGAATCAGTAGAAGCACAAGACGAGGCCGGTGGAACCAGAAGTAGTCGTCTGAAGGTCTCACAGCCACATCTCCTTCCACAGCTATATGTTTATTCGCGACCTCGACCGCCAATTCCGTGATGATGTGCTCAAGCTTAGTCCCAACAGCGAGCAGAAGCTGACACCAAAAACCCGAAAAAATTAAACGAATTAACTCGATATATATTTATCTTTATGTATGGATTGGTACTCAATGGATATGTATCGAAGCAAGTTACTTACGACTAAGGGAACGAATGAGATCCAAAAATATGCATGCCAACCTGAATAgatcaacatatacatatatatatatatatatatacacacacacacacacacacacacacaaatatgtTCAGGATTCAAGAATTGACTGCTATAATATAATGGTAGCTAGCTTGGATATTGAATTCGTTACGACTTACCTGAAACATTCAACAGCAAGAAAAGAACCACGAAAAGCCAAAGATACCAACTGCATTCATGGAGAATATTTCAAGTATCAACGATTGTTATCGGTTATGCTTGGCAAAAATCGATTAATTTCTTAGATGTGTCGATGAAATTACAAGAAGAAATCTTTTGTAACATTTTTGTGTAACAATGTGTGTGTCGtttattgattatagaaagttaAATGACGAAACTCAGACTCTCGTGATAGCCCAATCGACATATTGGAGGAATGCACCGCACCTTATTCCGacaactttcttaaaatctttcTCAAAAGCACGAACCATGTACTTGTAAAAGTTGAACTTTGGGTTTCCTTTACAATGAGCCTGCACACAACATAATCCCATGATCACCTAGCCTACATATAAACGTGGAACATCAAAACTAAGAAGGCGAAGATTTCGCCAGTTTACCATAATGAAACCATGGCGGAGACTGGTGTACTCTGATTTCTTAACTGATCCATAAAATTGCTTGAAGAATGATTTCTGAAACCGAAAAGAAATGCCTTATTTGCTGATGCGTATGTATAAATTTCGACAAACGAAATTGATCATTCTTGAAGAAGACTTACCAACCAACTGAACAGAGCTATTCTTGCAATGCCCGAAATCCGGCCCATGATGAAGGCGTCGTCTTTCACGTGAGTGATCTTCGTTTTCATGACTTCTTCGGGATCGTATTTCTTATTCTGAATTGAATCTTCCCAATGTCTCCACTGACGTATCTGGAATATAAACCAAAATGGATGCACACATGATCAAAAACGTCAAGTCAAGTCTAAAAAGCTAAAAGAGAATAAAGAACGATTTATGAAGAATCTCATTACCTTCAATCCCCCCAAGACAATTGTTGCAGCAGAGAAAATAATATGCGAAACGGCTAACACAAAGATAAAGATATGGAGATCGTGCAAAGCTTTCAGGGATAACAATGGTGCTTTTCCCTAACATGAAGgagaaagaaataaaaaaaatcttgatTATTTCCATAGTTATAACAAGTGATATCTAAAGGGTCAAATACTTTTTTGAATTTTAGATGTTTTTGGTCTTGAATATCTTTAAAAACTAGCAGAAGAGGAAGCAAGAGACTTTGTCCACATTCCCTTTTTTCATTGGTTCTTAACAAGCCGTGGATCAAAAATATCTAAAATTCAGAAATTGCGTGACATTTATATATGGTTAATTTTAAACCCAAAAATAGGGATGAAAAAAGTAATTATCTcaactttaaatcataaaattcggAAACGTGTGGACTACCTTAGCTTCACAGTAGCCCGAGGCATTAGATGCGGCTGCCAGAAGGTGCCGGCTTGCGAAAACTTGAACCTGGTCTAACTCCAAGTGGGCTGTGGATTTTGCATTGGTTTCTGCTTTGTTGCAAGGCAACCAGTGATTCATATAGTGCGTGGGGAGGCACATTTTACTGATTCTAGCTTGAAACACGATCAGCATTAGAGATATAAACCCAAGCAACATCAACTCTGGTTTATAAAACAAACAACCAGTCAAGATTTCATTCCATTAATTCAAGAATCATCAAATAAGGCTAAAATGATCAACCacacgcatatatatatatatatatatatatatatattgattctTCTGCTAAATTGACTTAAATTATAAGACACCTTCTTTAATTTTCTGCAAGGCCTGGAAGAGAGCTCCCTGGTTTTTCCTCAACAAATACTGCATTAAACCAAGAATCACATattaaaaatgacaaaaaaaacGTAAAATTCTGGAAAAATTCCATTGGATTCATGGTACCTTGCCAGCCGTGTGAAGGGATCTTTCAGCAGCTAAAGAGATGGCAACTATCACCGTGCAGACCAAGGCCACCACCCACGTCGGCGTGTACTCTAAGGAGGCGCCTTCTCCGCCGCCGCCAGCCATTGTTGCTCACTTGAAAATCTGATCACTCCTTATTTTCATATATAAAGAATCCAGATAAATATTGGCTAGGTAGCACCTAGACCAGCAAGCATATACGGACAAA from the Primulina eburnea isolate SZY01 chromosome 3, ASM2296580v1, whole genome shotgun sequence genome contains:
- the LOC140827660 gene encoding MLO-like protein 1 isoform X2 — its product is MAGGGGEGASLEYTPTWVVALVCTVIVAISLAAERSLHTAGKYLLRKNQGALFQALQKIKEELMLLGFISLMLIVFQARISKMCLPTHYMNHWLPCNKAETNAKSTAHLELDQVQVFASRHLLAAASNASGYCEAKGKAPLLSLKALHDLHIFIFVLAVSHIIFSAATIVLGGLKIRQWRHWEDSIQNKKYDPEEVMKTKITHVKDDAFIMGRISGIARIALFSWLKSFFKQFYGSVKKSEYTSLRHGFIMAHCKGNPKFNFYKYMVRAFEKDFKKVVGISWYLWLFVVLFLLLNVSGWHAYFWISFVPLVLLLAVGTKLEHIITELAVEVANKHIAVEGDVAVRPSDDYFWFHRPRLVLLLIHVLLFQNAFEIAVFFWMLVTFGFDSCIMGEAGFIIPRLVIG
- the LOC140827660 gene encoding MLO-like protein 1 isoform X1 — encoded protein: MAGGGGEGASLEYTPTWVVALVCTVIVAISLAAERSLHTAGKYLLRKNQGALFQALQKIKEELMLLGFISLMLIVFQARISKMCLPTHYMNHWLPCNKAETNAKSTAHLELDQVQVFASRHLLAAASNASGYCEAKGKAPLLSLKALHDLHIFIFVLAVSHIIFSAATIVLGGLKIRQWRHWEDSIQNKKYDPEEVMKTKITHVKDDAFIMGRISGIARIALFSWLKSFFKQFYGSVKKSEYTSLRHGFIMAHCKGNPKFNFYKYMVRAFEKDFKKVVGISWYLWLFVVLFLLLNVSGWHAYFWISFVPLVLLLAVGTKLEHIITELAVEVANKHIAVEGDVAVRPSDDYFWFHRPRLVLLLIHVLLFQNAFEIAVFFWMLVTFGFDSCIMGEAGFIIPRLVIGVFVQFLCSYSTLPLYAIVAQMGSSFNKAIFDDHIQVGLVGWAQKAKLKNKEHKSDDSNGRRQVSSQESPLIRESERAKPREIELS